A segment of the Vibrio parahaemolyticus genome:
TTTCTGGTGAACCTTCTGTTTCTTTCAGTTCATTTTTCATTTCTGTGAATGTCATGCGATTTTTTTGGTGAAAATGATACTTTTCAGCCAAATAGTCTATAGATCCAACACAGACACCATAAACCAAATAGAAAAGAGAAACGGCACCTATTGAATAAAGTAAGTAATAAATAAAGTAAGGATAGTTATTAATTTCATTTAGCTTATATAACTCTGCCCCTAAAACGTCAAAAACATACTTCAATAAAAAAAGCAAAAACAACAGTTCTAAAACTTTACGAGACGAACGTGAAATAGCTTCAACACCAAAAATATTTTTAGCCCCGTTAACTGGGTTAATTTTATCGATCTTAAAACCCAAAGCTTCCGTGCTTATTACAGATTTATTGATCATAACCCACTCAAAAACAGCCATCACTATTTTAAAGAATGCCAAAAATCCAATAGTATAACCTAGTATAGAAAACATGTTATCTATACCCACATTTATGTCTGATTGAATAGCTGAAGAAATCCATTCATTAGTATATTCAAATAGACTGTGTAAGGTGATAACTATAATAATGCAAAAAACAAACAGTTCTAACGTAGGTTCTGCTAATTCTGTTTTCGGAAATTGCCCTTTCTTCTTTAGATCACGCAGTTTTTTTTCTGTCGGGGGGTATTTCTTAGGTTCTGTTGACTCCATTTAAACACCCACTA
Coding sequences within it:
- a CDS encoding EscU/YscU/HrcU family type III secretion system export apparatus switch protein, producing the protein MESTEPKKYPPTEKKLRDLKKKGQFPKTELAEPTLELFVFCIIIVITLHSLFEYTNEWISSAIQSDINVGIDNMFSILGYTIGFLAFFKIVMAVFEWVMINKSVISTEALGFKIDKINPVNGAKNIFGVEAISRSSRKVLELLFLLFLLKYVFDVLGAELYKLNEINNYPYFIYYLLYSIGAVSLFYLVYGVCVGSIDYLAEKYHFHQKNRMTFTEMKNELKETEGSPEIKYERRRRMREVMESPVTKGRKPTFAVANPTHILVPISYEPKIEKIPVVLKISTESLALSERKRLEEQGIPIIENIPLARSLYRNMKSGEDFLPKEFYRDVAVIISTLNRQKNVKKK